The Niastella koreensis GR20-10 genome includes a window with the following:
- the porV gene encoding type IX secretion system outer membrane channel protein PorV encodes MKRKFLKLTVGVFLSLGVISANAQTTQPINVVTTAVPFLRISPDARAGGMGDLGVATSPDANAPFYNLAKVPFAQKNFSVGLTYTPWLKDLGLNDVYLLALAGYYKLDEDQALAGSVRYFSLGNIQFTDAAGNDFGSGRPREFGVDFGYTRKLSDKIGLGVALRYIHSNLAGNLAQSGTTYKPGSTVAGDITFFYNGQDEAGQGWNFGATLTNLGGKIGYTNDATQKDYIPANLSLGTTYTKAFDEQNKITFGVDVHKLLVPTPPNFNQDDTAVANAQAADYRSKSTVSSWFSSFNDAPGGFKEELKEFQVSLGAEYNYMDQFFFRAGYFYEDKTKGNRKYFTVGLGVKYNVFGLNFSYLVPSGSGVNRNPLSNTLRFGLIFDLDDLNAE; translated from the coding sequence ATGAAACGAAAATTCTTGAAACTAACTGTAGGTGTATTCCTGTCGTTGGGTGTGATTTCTGCAAATGCCCAAACAACTCAGCCTATAAATGTGGTTACAACTGCAGTACCCTTTTTACGCATTTCTCCTGATGCCCGCGCTGGCGGTATGGGCGATCTGGGTGTGGCTACAAGTCCCGATGCCAATGCGCCTTTCTATAACCTGGCAAAGGTTCCTTTTGCACAAAAGAACTTCAGTGTAGGGTTAACATATACGCCCTGGTTAAAAGACCTTGGGTTGAATGATGTGTATTTACTGGCGCTGGCCGGATATTACAAACTCGATGAAGACCAGGCCCTGGCTGGTTCGGTACGTTATTTCAGCCTGGGTAACATTCAGTTTACCGATGCGGCTGGTAACGATTTCGGTTCAGGCCGCCCTCGCGAGTTTGGCGTTGACTTCGGTTATACCCGTAAATTGTCTGATAAAATAGGTTTGGGTGTGGCCCTTCGTTATATCCACTCCAACCTGGCTGGTAATCTGGCGCAAAGCGGTACTACTTATAAACCAGGTAGCACAGTAGCCGGTGACATTACCTTCTTCTATAATGGACAGGATGAAGCGGGTCAGGGCTGGAACTTCGGCGCTACCCTTACCAACCTGGGCGGTAAGATCGGTTATACGAACGATGCAACCCAGAAGGATTATATCCCTGCCAACTTAAGCCTTGGTACTACTTATACAAAGGCGTTCGACGAACAAAACAAAATTACCTTCGGGGTAGACGTACATAAATTACTGGTGCCTACGCCACCAAATTTCAACCAGGATGATACGGCTGTTGCCAACGCGCAGGCCGCCGATTACAGAAGCAAATCAACTGTAAGCAGCTGGTTCAGCTCGTTCAACGATGCGCCAGGCGGGTTTAAAGAAGAGCTGAAAGAGTTCCAGGTATCATTGGGCGCAGAGTATAATTACATGGATCAGTTCTTTTTCCGCGCCGGTTATTTTTATGAAGATAAAACCAAGGGTAACCGTAAATATTTCACCGTTGGTTTAGGCGTTAAATACAATGTGTTTGGTTTGAACTTTTCATACCTCGTGCCTTCCGGCTCGGGCGTGAACCGCAACCCATTGTCAAATACCCTGCGTTTCGGCCTCATCTTCGACCTCGATGACCTCAATGCAGAATAG
- the ispF gene encoding 2-C-methyl-D-erythritol 2,4-cyclodiphosphate synthase produces the protein MRIGFGIDFHQLVEGRDLWIGGVKIPHHKGALGHSDADVLLHAICDALLGALALGDIGVHFPNTDNTWKDIDSKILLQKSYDLIKARNYRVINVDSSICLEAPKIKKYSDQMRSVIAGILEITIDDVSVKATTTETMGFVGREEGLVAYATVLLQPIS, from the coding sequence ATGCGTATTGGTTTTGGTATAGACTTTCATCAATTAGTAGAAGGCAGGGACCTATGGATAGGTGGAGTAAAAATTCCCCATCATAAAGGGGCATTGGGGCATAGCGATGCCGATGTATTGTTGCATGCCATTTGCGATGCCCTGCTGGGCGCCCTGGCCCTGGGCGATATAGGCGTGCATTTCCCCAATACCGATAATACCTGGAAAGACATCGACAGCAAAATTCTGTTACAGAAAAGTTACGATTTGATAAAAGCCCGCAATTACCGGGTAATAAATGTAGATTCATCCATTTGCCTCGAAGCGCCCAAGATCAAGAAATATTCCGATCAAATGCGCAGTGTGATTGCCGGTATCCTGGAAATTACCATAGACGATGTGTCGGTAAAAGCCACTACCACCGAAACCATGGGCTTTGTGGGTAGAGAAGAGGGATTGGTAGCCTATGCTACTGTGCTGCTGCAACCTATTAGCTAA
- the dut gene encoding dUTP diphosphatase: protein MPKVKVRIINQSTNPLPEYATEEAAGMDIRAFLEAPIVLKPLERFLVPTGLFIELPSGYEAQIRPRSGLAIKQGLTCLNSPGTIDADYRGEVKIILINLSQEPQTIHPGDRIAQMVVHEVERVKWKPVKEISVTKRHDGGFGHTGKS from the coding sequence ATGCCAAAAGTAAAAGTCAGGATAATTAACCAGTCTACCAATCCGTTGCCCGAATATGCTACGGAAGAAGCAGCCGGTATGGATATACGCGCATTTCTGGAAGCGCCAATTGTCTTAAAACCATTGGAGCGGTTTTTAGTGCCTACCGGTTTGTTCATTGAATTGCCCAGTGGGTACGAAGCACAAATACGCCCCCGCAGCGGCCTGGCTATAAAACAGGGACTCACCTGTTTAAACAGCCCTGGTACCATAGATGCCGATTATCGTGGCGAGGTAAAGATCATTCTGATAAACTTGTCGCAGGAACCACAAACCATCCACCCGGGCGATCGCATTGCCCAAATGGTTGTACACGAAGTAGAGCGTGTAAAATGGAAACCCGTAAAAGAAATTTCGGTAACCAAACGCCACGACGGCGGATTTGGCCATACCGGTAAATCCTAA
- a CDS encoding DUF4292 domain-containing protein, translating into MKYISGLVIIVIIMAAATSCRSTKTIQTAIAKKDTAVVVPVVDSRADSMHYIRKIWDTIRQNDIKFNTFNAKIKVHFERSDGKNYDFNAYVKMKKDSLLWVSVRLPLIDFEAFRVKITPDSLIILDKTQKTYQLRSVQSLQEVIKIPLTFADLQNLLIGNPIFLDSNINSYKKDDRYISLMSVGAVFKHLLTVSKDDYTIQHSKLDDVDPVRSRTADITYGDYQNKNGVQFSAYRKITVSEKQKLDVSMEYKQFDFNVDLNTPFGIPKNYKRN; encoded by the coding sequence ATGAAATATATTTCCGGCCTCGTTATTATTGTCATCATCATGGCTGCAGCTACCAGTTGCAGATCTACCAAAACGATTCAAACAGCCATTGCCAAAAAAGATACGGCAGTAGTAGTGCCCGTGGTTGACAGCCGCGCCGACTCTATGCACTATATTAGAAAGATCTGGGATACCATCCGCCAGAATGATATTAAATTCAACACTTTCAACGCCAAGATCAAAGTACATTTTGAGCGTAGTGATGGCAAGAATTACGATTTCAACGCCTATGTAAAAATGAAGAAAGACAGCCTGCTGTGGGTGTCGGTAAGATTACCATTGATCGACTTTGAAGCATTCAGGGTAAAGATCACCCCCGATAGCCTCATCATTCTCGACAAAACCCAAAAAACCTACCAGTTACGGTCTGTGCAATCGTTGCAGGAAGTGATCAAGATCCCGCTCACCTTTGCCGATCTGCAAAACCTCCTGATAGGCAATCCCATTTTCCTCGACAGCAATATCAACTCCTATAAAAAAGACGACCGGTACATTTCGCTTATGAGTGTGGGCGCCGTTTTCAAGCACCTGTTAACCGTGAGCAAGGACGATTATACCATTCAGCATAGCAAACTCGACGATGTAGACCCTGTGCGGTCCCGCACTGCCGACATTACCTATGGCGATTACCAGAATAAGAACGGCGTTCAGTTTTCGGCCTACCGCAAAATTACAGTGTCGGAAAAGCAGAAGCTGGATGTATCCATGGAGTATAAACAGTTTGATTTTAACGTTGATTTAAATACTCCGTTCGGTATTCCGAAAAATTATAAACGGAATTAA
- a CDS encoding murein hydrolase activator EnvC family protein: MLKMMLTCFLTVTVSVTLLAQQQPGGSSDELKRKQADIQREIDELRNTLKDTKKNTKAGLLQLTMVQKKLRLREQAIGNINQQIGYIEGTIGKSKNEIERLKGELDTLKAQYSKNLVYAYKNRSNYDFLNFIFSASSFNDALRRVQYLRAYRLYREEQATTIKNTQVLLHDKIAGLESSRKEKDVVLQKQEKQKEELEDEKKEKNEILSKLKAREKEISKELTAKQRADLKLKSAIGAAIAREIKIARDKAIAEAKAKEEADAAENARKNAAAESARKAREAKEKEDLAAKRTTEPKSTPAATAPVAKAEPKVEPKKEPVKKADSYLESTPEGSRISGSFESNRGRLPWPVEKGNVKIHFGTYSIEGTKLRGNNPGITLATEPGAVVKAVFEGEVSRIFDIDGNWSVLVRHGKYFTVYSNLSSVSVAKDQKVTSGQMLGRAAANDDGNGEIEFLLMQENRNLDPESWIRRR, translated from the coding sequence ATGCTGAAAATGATGCTTACCTGCTTTTTGACCGTTACGGTTTCGGTTACCCTGCTTGCCCAGCAACAACCGGGGGGTAGCAGTGATGAGCTGAAAAGAAAACAGGCCGACATTCAGCGGGAAATTGATGAGTTGAGAAATACCCTGAAGGATACCAAGAAGAATACCAAGGCTGGTTTATTACAACTTACCATGGTGCAGAAAAAACTGCGTCTGCGCGAACAGGCCATAGGCAACATCAACCAGCAGATAGGTTACATTGAGGGTACCATAGGAAAATCAAAAAATGAGATCGAGCGGTTAAAAGGGGAGTTGGATACGCTGAAAGCCCAATACTCCAAGAACTTGGTATATGCTTACAAAAACCGCAGCAACTACGATTTCCTGAACTTCATCTTCTCCGCTTCCAGTTTTAACGATGCCCTGCGCCGGGTGCAGTATTTGCGGGCTTACCGCCTGTACCGCGAAGAGCAGGCCACCACCATAAAGAACACCCAGGTGCTGTTACACGACAAGATAGCGGGACTGGAATCATCCCGGAAGGAAAAGGACGTGGTGTTACAAAAGCAGGAAAAACAGAAGGAAGAACTGGAAGACGAGAAAAAAGAAAAGAACGAGATCCTGAGCAAACTCAAAGCCCGGGAAAAAGAAATATCTAAAGAGCTGACGGCCAAGCAACGGGCCGACCTGAAACTGAAATCGGCCATTGGCGCCGCCATTGCGCGCGAAATAAAGATCGCCCGCGATAAAGCAATAGCCGAAGCAAAGGCTAAAGAAGAAGCAGATGCCGCAGAAAACGCCCGGAAGAATGCGGCGGCCGAGTCGGCAAGGAAAGCCAGAGAAGCTAAAGAAAAAGAAGACCTGGCGGCCAAAAGAACGACTGAACCTAAAAGCACTCCTGCAGCTACGGCCCCGGTTGCAAAGGCCGAACCTAAGGTAGAGCCTAAAAAAGAACCGGTGAAGAAAGCCGACAGCTACCTGGAATCCACGCCTGAGGGCAGCCGCATAAGCGGAAGCTTTGAAAGCAATAGAGGTCGCTTACCCTGGCCGGTTGAAAAAGGAAATGTAAAGATTCACTTCGGAACCTATTCCATCGAGGGCACCAAGCTGCGTGGAAATAACCCCGGTATTACCCTCGCTACCGAACCCGGCGCCGTGGTAAAAGCGGTGTTTGAAGGCGAGGTATCGCGTATATTCGATATAGATGGTAACTGGAGTGTGCTGGTTCGCCATGGTAAGTATTTTACCGTATACAGTAACCTGTCATCGGTAAGTGTAGCCAAAGACCAGAAAGTGACCAGTGGCCAGATGTTGGGCCGCGCCGCAGCCAATGACGATGGCAATGGGGAGATCGAATTTCTGCTGATGCAGGAAAACAGGAACCTTGATCCTGAAAGTTGGATACGCAGAAGGTAG
- a CDS encoding murein hydrolase activator EnvC family protein: MVKWMATSLAALTIAVSLPAQQSGRSEDLKHQQIEIQREIDQLKSSLTDSKKRTRAGMRQLEMVQAKLRLREKAIRNINQQIDMLEGNIDRSRMEIDSLNTRLDTMKAQYARNTVTAYKLSTNYGFLNFILSARSFNEAYKRLQYFNAYHEYCEDQEATIIKIQKLLAGKINGLECTRREKDQVVKEQVVQKKELEAEKKDKNNAVRNFKTREQEISQELTVKKKADHELTLAIQHAISADFYAATGGGRKTTTKKKTTTTKKTTKKKTKVKVKVKEEEDDDVVLSPEAKLLNGSFKNNKGKLPWPVDNANIKIRFGPYKIPNMEVIGNNPGLTLATEPGAEVKAVFDGEILSVFNVEGNRSVMVRHGLYFTVYANLASVNVTKGQKITQGQILGVAGKDGEGNGEIDFILMKERTNIDPALWIKKK; this comes from the coding sequence ATGGTGAAATGGATGGCCACCAGTCTGGCAGCACTGACAATTGCCGTTTCATTGCCGGCTCAGCAGTCCGGCAGAAGCGAAGACTTAAAACATCAGCAAATTGAAATTCAGCGCGAGATAGATCAGCTGAAGAGTTCGCTTACTGATTCAAAGAAGCGAACCAGGGCGGGGATGCGCCAGTTGGAAATGGTGCAGGCAAAACTTCGCCTGCGCGAAAAAGCCATCAGGAACATCAATCAGCAAATAGACATGCTGGAAGGCAACATTGACCGGTCAAGAATGGAGATCGACAGCCTGAATACCCGGCTGGATACAATGAAGGCGCAATACGCCCGCAATACGGTAACTGCCTATAAGCTCAGCACCAATTACGGCTTCCTCAACTTTATACTCTCGGCCCGCTCTTTTAACGAAGCCTATAAAAGACTGCAATATTTCAACGCTTATCATGAATACTGTGAGGACCAGGAGGCAACCATTATAAAAATCCAGAAACTGCTGGCCGGAAAGATCAATGGGTTGGAATGCACCCGCCGGGAAAAAGACCAGGTGGTGAAGGAACAGGTGGTGCAAAAGAAAGAACTGGAAGCAGAGAAGAAGGACAAGAACAATGCAGTAAGGAACTTTAAAACCCGCGAACAGGAGATCAGCCAGGAGCTTACGGTCAAAAAGAAAGCCGACCACGAACTGACCCTGGCCATTCAACATGCTATCTCGGCCGACTTTTACGCCGCTACCGGCGGTGGCCGGAAGACTACCACAAAAAAGAAAACGACCACCACTAAAAAAACAACCAAAAAGAAAACGAAGGTAAAGGTCAAGGTAAAGGAAGAAGAGGACGACGACGTGGTATTATCACCAGAGGCTAAACTCCTGAATGGAAGTTTTAAAAACAATAAAGGCAAATTGCCCTGGCCGGTTGATAACGCGAATATCAAGATCCGTTTCGGGCCCTATAAAATCCCCAACATGGAGGTTATTGGCAACAACCCCGGATTAACCCTGGCCACAGAACCAGGTGCCGAAGTGAAAGCTGTATTTGACGGCGAGATCCTGAGCGTATTCAATGTAGAAGGCAACCGGTCGGTAATGGTGCGCCATGGGCTTTACTTTACCGTTTATGCCAACCTGGCTTCGGTAAACGTAACAAAAGGGCAGAAAATAACCCAGGGACAAATACTGGGTGTGGCTGGCAAAGACGGTGAAGGCAATGGCGAAATTGATTTTATCTTAATGAAAGAAAGGACCAATATCGATCCTGCGCTTTGGATCAAAAAGAAATAA
- the bshA gene encoding N-acetyl-alpha-D-glucosaminyl L-malate synthase BshA, whose amino-acid sequence MRIAIVCYPTFGGSGVLATELGKALADKGHQVHFITYQPPVRLSEFNANIFYHEVRVPNYPLFDYPPYETALASTMVDVIVNNNIDLLHVHYAIPHASAAYMAKKILEKQGKILPVITTLHGTDITLVGKDKTFAPVVTFSINESDAITAVSQNLRDETYNNFKIEKEIKVIQNFVDVKRFRKKPIDAFRRVIAPHNEKVVLHASNFRKLKRVTDVVKVFAELNKKVPSKLLFVGDGPERPAAESLARELGVYDETRFVGRQEQIEEVLAISDLFILPSDYESFGLAALEAMAAGVPVISSNAGGLPEVNIEGETGYLADVGDVETMSIRAIELLSDENKLNRFKTKAAAHARLYDIETIVPRYEALYNRFLQNIASRV is encoded by the coding sequence ATGCGCATTGCAATTGTTTGCTACCCAACGTTTGGAGGAAGTGGTGTTCTGGCAACAGAATTAGGCAAAGCACTGGCCGATAAAGGCCACCAGGTTCATTTTATTACGTACCAACCGCCGGTGAGGCTGAGTGAGTTTAATGCCAATATTTTTTATCACGAGGTACGGGTGCCTAATTATCCGCTGTTCGATTATCCGCCATATGAAACCGCGTTGGCCAGTACCATGGTAGATGTTATAGTTAATAATAATATCGACCTGTTACACGTGCACTATGCCATCCCCCATGCGTCGGCCGCGTATATGGCCAAGAAAATACTGGAAAAACAGGGCAAGATCCTCCCGGTGATCACTACCCTGCACGGTACCGATATTACCCTGGTTGGGAAGGATAAAACCTTTGCGCCCGTGGTTACGTTTTCCATCAATGAAAGCGATGCCATTACCGCGGTGTCGCAAAACCTGCGCGATGAAACGTATAATAATTTCAAGATAGAAAAAGAGATCAAGGTCATTCAGAACTTTGTGGATGTTAAACGCTTTCGCAAAAAACCCATCGATGCTTTCCGCCGCGTAATTGCGCCGCATAACGAGAAAGTGGTTTTGCATGCTTCCAACTTCCGTAAACTGAAAAGGGTGACCGATGTGGTGAAAGTATTTGCCGAGCTGAACAAAAAAGTACCCAGCAAATTGCTGTTTGTGGGCGATGGGCCTGAACGCCCCGCCGCAGAAAGCCTTGCCCGCGAACTGGGCGTTTATGATGAAACCCGTTTTGTTGGCCGCCAGGAGCAAATTGAAGAAGTACTGGCTATTAGTGATCTGTTCATTCTGCCTTCCGATTATGAAAGCTTTGGATTGGCAGCGCTGGAAGCTATGGCAGCCGGTGTACCGGTGATAAGCAGTAACGCAGGTGGTTTGCCCGAAGTAAATATCGAGGGGGAAACCGGGTACCTGGCCGATGTGGGCGATGTGGAAACTATGAGCATCCGGGCTATTGAACTGCTGTCTGATGAAAACAAACTGAACCGGTTTAAAACAAAAGCAGCTGCCCATGCCCGTTTATACGATATCGAAACTATTGTTCCCCGGTACGAAGCGTTGTATAATCGTTTTCTGCAGAATATAGCGTCTCGCGTATAA
- a CDS encoding M20/M25/M40 family metallo-hydrolase: protein MRLKLFTLVLTILAFNARAQNEDSLKIRAIADEILLHSSAYENLRVLTKQVGGRLSGSPQTYKAEAWGHKALEKAGADRVLEQPCLVPHWVRGGKDLLVLPGWSTHILDVLALGNSVGTGPKGISAPVILVNSFEELEKKKDQVKGKIVFYNIKFNDTYIKTFEAYRDAVVYRGAGPSQAAKYGAVGVLIRSMSHAADNNPHTGTTRYNDSFPKIPAAAMGLQDADKLAAYLVKASELVPEVRVNLTTNGKMLPDTVAHNIIGEITGSEFPDQIITIGGHLDSWDPAEGAHDDGSGCVHSIEVLRALKAIGYKPKRTIRVVLFANEENGTRGGLKYAEEAKLKKEKHIFALESDEGGFTPRGFGVTMPADQLNKLRSWLPLLSPYGISEINNGGGGSDIGPLAKELGTPLAGLQPDSQRYFDIHHARSDVFEAVNKRELELGAVSIAALIYLVDKYGL from the coding sequence ATGAGATTGAAATTGTTTACGCTAGTGTTAACAATTCTGGCTTTTAATGCCCGTGCCCAAAACGAAGATTCGTTAAAAATAAGGGCCATCGCCGATGAAATACTCCTGCATAGCTCCGCTTACGAAAATTTACGCGTACTTACCAAACAGGTGGGTGGCCGCCTGAGTGGTTCCCCCCAAACCTATAAAGCCGAAGCCTGGGGGCACAAAGCACTCGAAAAGGCCGGGGCCGACCGGGTATTAGAACAGCCCTGCCTGGTGCCCCACTGGGTGCGTGGTGGTAAAGACCTGCTCGTACTGCCCGGCTGGTCAACCCATATACTTGATGTACTGGCATTGGGGAATTCTGTAGGCACCGGACCAAAAGGTATTTCGGCGCCGGTAATATTGGTAAATTCTTTTGAAGAGCTGGAGAAAAAGAAAGACCAGGTAAAAGGCAAGATCGTTTTTTATAATATCAAGTTCAATGATACTTACATTAAAACCTTTGAAGCATACCGCGATGCCGTAGTGTACCGGGGGGCAGGGCCCAGCCAGGCTGCTAAATATGGGGCAGTGGGCGTGTTGATTCGTTCTATGAGTCATGCCGCGGATAACAACCCGCATACCGGTACAACCCGTTACAACGATTCGTTCCCCAAAATACCTGCAGCAGCGATGGGTTTGCAGGATGCTGATAAACTGGCGGCGTACCTGGTAAAAGCATCCGAACTGGTACCGGAAGTACGAGTTAACCTGACAACGAATGGCAAAATGCTGCCCGATACGGTAGCGCATAATATTATTGGTGAGATCACCGGCAGCGAGTTTCCCGACCAGATCATTACCATCGGCGGTCACCTCGATAGCTGGGACCCCGCTGAAGGTGCGCATGATGATGGAAGTGGCTGCGTACATTCAATAGAAGTATTAAGGGCATTAAAAGCCATCGGGTACAAACCCAAACGCACCATCAGGGTGGTATTGTTTGCCAATGAAGAGAACGGTACCCGCGGCGGCCTCAAGTACGCGGAGGAAGCCAAGCTTAAAAAGGAGAAACATATTTTTGCGCTGGAAAGTGATGAAGGCGGCTTTACCCCCCGCGGTTTTGGGGTAACCATGCCGGCCGACCAGCTGAATAAATTACGCAGCTGGCTGCCTTTGCTGTCGCCCTATGGCATCAGTGAGATCAACAATGGCGGTGGCGGATCTGATATTGGTCCCCTGGCTAAAGAACTGGGTACCCCGTTGGCGGGGTTACAACCCGATTCGCAACGGTATTTCGATATCCACCATGCCCGCAGCGATGTGTTTGAAGCCGTGAATAAACGCGAGCTGGAACTGGGTGCTGTTTCTATTGCGGCATTAATATATCTTGTGGACAAATACGGTCTTTAA
- a CDS encoding SAM-dependent methyltransferase translates to MQSTSTIYLIPSVLDEKATETIPAYVKDAVGQCQVFFVENERTARRYLKSIWKEMVIDNYTWVLIDKTNNVATLTAFNKHVKANKTIGIISEAGCPGIADPGQLLTDAAHAAGATVKPLVGPSSILLALMASGMNGQQFQFVGYLPIDTTQRREAIKELENESARKNCTQVFIETPYRNNQLLETLIKTGKPTTRLCIAADITAPTEYIHTKTLGQWKAQLPDLHKRPAIFCMLAGN, encoded by the coding sequence TTGCAATCAACAAGCACCATATATCTGATCCCTTCTGTATTGGATGAAAAGGCAACAGAGACCATTCCTGCGTATGTTAAGGATGCAGTAGGCCAGTGCCAGGTATTTTTTGTGGAGAATGAACGTACGGCACGCCGTTATTTAAAAAGCATCTGGAAGGAAATGGTGATAGATAACTATACCTGGGTGCTTATTGACAAAACCAATAACGTAGCCACGCTTACCGCCTTCAACAAACATGTAAAGGCCAATAAAACGATTGGTATTATCAGCGAAGCGGGTTGCCCCGGAATTGCTGATCCTGGTCAGTTGTTGACAGATGCAGCCCATGCAGCGGGCGCTACGGTAAAACCGCTGGTTGGCCCCAGCAGTATCTTACTGGCATTGATGGCCAGTGGCATGAATGGCCAGCAGTTTCAGTTTGTGGGGTATTTGCCCATCGATACCACGCAACGCAGGGAAGCCATTAAAGAACTGGAAAATGAATCGGCCAGGAAGAATTGTACGCAGGTGTTTATTGAAACGCCTTACCGGAATAACCAACTGTTGGAAACATTGATAAAAACCGGTAAACCCACTACCAGGTTGTGTATTGCAGCAGATATTACGGCGCCCACCGAATACATACATACCAAAACACTGGGGCAGTGGAAAGCCCAACTGCCCGATCTGCACAAACGCCCTGCTATATTTTGTATGCTCGCAGGTAATTAA
- a CDS encoding EI24 domain-containing protein: protein MLKEIVTAIQSYARAHRFIREHKLWKWIIVPGIFYTLLFIAGFIFFWVSSSQVVSAFNHWLGIDRWVNSQRSQILSFLFMMGGLIVQLIMMLFYFSLFKYMFLIIGSPVFAYLSEKTEAIMEGKDFPFSFKQLFADIVRGIKLALRNTLWQSVYTISLLILSFIPLVGWVVPVTIVLVDCYYYGFSMLDYSCERHRLSPGESIAFIGKHKGLAIGNGIVFYLMHLLPVIGWVLAPAYAVVAATISLYHRDDKVGME from the coding sequence TTGCTGAAAGAAATCGTTACCGCCATTCAGTCCTATGCCAGGGCGCATCGCTTTATCAGGGAGCACAAGCTCTGGAAATGGATCATAGTGCCCGGGATCTTTTACACCCTGTTGTTCATTGCGGGTTTCATTTTCTTCTGGGTCTCCAGCAGCCAGGTTGTTTCGGCTTTTAATCACTGGCTGGGCATAGACCGCTGGGTGAATTCCCAACGCAGCCAGATCCTGAGCTTTTTATTCATGATGGGTGGACTTATAGTGCAGCTCATTATGATGCTGTTTTATTTCTCCCTGTTCAAATATATGTTCCTCATTATAGGTTCTCCGGTGTTCGCCTACCTGAGCGAAAAAACCGAAGCCATTATGGAAGGAAAAGATTTTCCTTTCAGCTTTAAACAACTGTTTGCCGACATCGTACGGGGTATTAAACTGGCCTTGCGGAACACCCTGTGGCAATCGGTATATACCATTTCGTTACTTATACTTTCTTTTATTCCCCTGGTAGGCTGGGTAGTACCGGTAACCATCGTACTGGTAGATTGCTATTATTATGGTTTCTCCATGCTGGATTATAGTTGCGAACGCCATCGCCTGTCGCCCGGTGAAAGCATTGCTTTTATTGGCAAACACAAGGGACTGGCTATTGGCAATGGCATTGTGTTCTACCTGATGCACCTGTTGCCTGTTATTGGCTGGGTATTAGCTCCTGCATATGCTGTGGTAGCGGCTACTATTAGCCTGTATCATAGAGATGATAAAGTAGGAATGGAATAA
- a CDS encoding DNA-3-methyladenine glycosylase, giving the protein MKKLASGFYNRADVVKIAKELIGKILVTQFGEGITSGRIVETEAYAGAIDRASHAFNNRRTNRTEVMYKPGGVAYVYLIYGIHQLFNVVTNIKDVPHAILIRALDPIYGINTMLERTGKHRADYTLTKGPGNVSKALGITTSHTGVDLLGDEIYIAEDDFAVAKKDIIATPRIGVDYAGEDAKLPYRFILKDNPYVSGKKTQNTPKA; this is encoded by the coding sequence ATGAAAAAATTAGCATCCGGGTTCTATAATCGTGCCGATGTGGTGAAAATAGCGAAAGAATTGATCGGCAAAATACTGGTTACTCAATTTGGGGAAGGAATAACGTCGGGCCGTATTGTAGAAACCGAAGCCTATGCCGGCGCCATTGACCGGGCCTCGCATGCATTTAACAACAGAAGAACCAACAGAACGGAAGTGATGTATAAACCCGGCGGCGTTGCCTATGTATATCTTATCTATGGCATCCATCAATTGTTTAATGTGGTCACCAACATAAAAGATGTTCCGCATGCCATCCTCATTCGTGCGCTGGACCCTATTTACGGCATAAACACCATGCTGGAGCGTACGGGAAAACACCGGGCCGATTATACCCTTACCAAGGGCCCGGGCAATGTGTCGAAAGCATTGGGTATTACTACCAGTCATACCGGCGTTGATTTGCTGGGCGATGAGATCTACATTGCCGAAGATGATTTTGCAGTGGCCAAAAAAGACATCATCGCCACCCCGCGCATAGGCGTTGATTATGCCGGCGAAGATGCAAAACTGCCCTACCGCTTTATTTTAAAAGACAATCCGTACGTAAGCGGAAAGAAAACGCAGAATACGCCGAAGGCTTAA